From the genome of Pectobacterium atrosepticum:
ACTGGCTCCGACCTCATCGCCCTTACCTCAGCAGGCGGCGATATAACCTTCATTCTGGCGAGCGAGACTGTGCATCTTATCGCCAGAATTAACATCAAAAATATTGACAAATATTCTCAAAACACTCCGTTTTATCTCCTCAAAGTATCAGCGTAGTATCCTCTTCATCGAAAGGGAATAACCTTTCACTCCAAACAACATTGAATAGGATACATCACATGAAAAACGTAAAATTCTTCGCCGCTGCTGTCGTACTTTCTACTCTGTCTTTCGGTGCCTTCGCAGCGGATCAAGTGTCTTCACAACAGGCACAGAGTTTGGAGAAAGTCGGCGTAATCACCGCGACTGCACACAGCTTGGATTCACTGCAAGCACAGTTAGCTCAGAAAGCAGAAAAAGCAGGTGCGGGTGCCTTCACCATCACGTCTGCAACAGGTGACAACCAACTGCGCGGCACCGCCGTTATCTACAAATAATGTCTGTCGATAGACAATCAAAAAATTAAACGGACTTTCCTCACCCAAGAGGAAAGTCCGTTTTTTTATGGCTTTTTACCTGAGCTCTAAAGCGCCCAGATGAATTACCCTACACGCTTCACTTCGCCCACCAGCAAGATGTAAGACAGTGCGCCGACCAGCGCCACGCCAGCAATGTAGGTCAGTGCGGGAGCAAAACCGTAATCCTGCGCCAGATAGCCAATGATCAATGGCACCGTGATACCGCCCAAGCCACCGACAAAGTTGAATACCCCGCCCGTCAGGCCAATCAGACGAATGGGAGCCAGTGACGACACCAGCGACCAGGTGATGGATGCAAAGCCATTGCCAAAGAACGCCACAGCCATCAGGGTCATAATCCATACCGGATCGTTCGTGTAGTTCGCTCCCATGATGCAGGTTGAAATCAACAGGCCACAGATAATCGGCGTTTTACGTGCCAGACCAATCGATTTTCCGCTACGCACCAGACGGTCCGCTACAAATCCAGACAGCAGTACGCCAACAAACGCCGCCAGGAAAGGTACCGTCGTCATAAAGCCAGCGGTCAGTGCGCTAATATGTTTTTCTTGCGTCAGGTAGTTAGGGAACCACGTCAGGAAGAACCACAGCGTAGAGGTCACGGCAAACTGCCCGATATATACGCCCACCAGTTTGCGGTTGAACACCAGTTTCCAGTCAGCCGCCGTCAATGGCGTGCGTGTTTTTTTGTCGCTCGGCGCATCACCATCGACAATACCGCCGCCCTCGGCAATGTAATCCAGCTCAGCCTGATTGATACCTTTACTTTTCTTCGGTGGCTGATAAACAAAATGCCAGATAGTTGCCCAAACAATACCGATACCACCAGTGACAATGAACACCCAGTGCCAACTCAAAATTTCCTGCAACCAGATGAGCAATGGCGTAAGGAATGCCAGACCAACAAACTGCCCTGACGTATAAAATCCAACGGCAGAAGCACGTTCTTGCTCAGGGAACCAGCTGGTCACCATACGGTTATTCGTCGGAAACGCAGGCGCTTCAAACAGCCCGGTCACGGCGCGTAAACCAATCAACGATGCCAGACCTGTAGCGAAACCTTGCAGTAACGTGGCAATTGACCATCCCATGATGGCAATAAAATAGGTGGCCTTTGAACCGACGCGGTCAAGGAACCAGCCACCGGGTATTTGGCATAACGTATAAGTCCAGGCAAACGCGGAAAAGATATAGCCCATTTGTGTTTTTGTAATGCCGAACTCTTCCTGAATATGTGCCGACGCCACAGCCAGGTTGGCCCGATCCACGTAGCAGATGACGACAGTAATAAAAATCATCAGCAAGGTGAAATAACGCCGTTTTGTAGGACGGGTAGTTAATGTCATATCCATCTTATGTTCCTGTTATTTATTAAACGGACAGTCATAACCGTCATACTTCAAGTTGCATGTGCGTTGGCTTCGCTTAGTCACCCGAATCACTTACTTGAGTAAGCTCATCGGGACTCCCTCACTTGCCGCCTTCCTGAAACTCGAATTATTTAGGGTATACATTTGTTGCCCGCTATTTTTAATGTTCAACAACACCAGCAGTTGGTATGCTTTATTTTTTCTAATGAAATAAATAACCGCGCACGCTCACTATATTTCCCTATTTATAATGGCGTTTTATTTTGAAATCCCGGTGGTGGCGTACTCATGATAAGTGGAAGATTACATTCCCCGACCCAGAAAAAATAAACAGTAATCCCTCACGAAATAATCGATTTCGTGATAATCCATGACTGTTCTATTCCATTGTGCCGGGGAAATGCGTTATGTATTACCGGTTATTAAACACCCATGCAGCTTGAGGTATGACGGGTCTTACCACTCGGCGACAGCACCGTCAGGATAACGCCACACCGGATTACGCCAGTCTGGCGCATTTTTACTACGTTCGATAACCAGCTCTTCATTAATTTCCACGCCGAGGCCCGGTTTATTTAATGGATAGAAATGGCCGTCAGTCATAGTAAAGTCTTCTTTATTAATGACGTAGTCCAACAGCTCGGCACCTTTATTATAATGAATGCCCATACTTTGCTCCTGCAATACGGCATTACGCGCAACAAAGTCGAGATGCAAACAGGAAGCCAGTGCAATTGGACCTAATGGACAGTGTGGTGCCAGCGCAACATCATAGGCTTCCGCCATTGCAGCAATTTTAAAGCACTCGGTAATACCGCCCGCGTGCGACAGGTCAGGCTGAATAATTGCCAGTCCGCCGTCAGCCAGTACGCGTTTGAAATCAAAGCGTGAGAACATGCGCTCGCCCGCTGCAATCGGCAGGTGAGTTTGTGCAGCCAGACGAGGATAGTATTCCGCCTGTTCAGCCAGCACCGGCTCTTCAATAAACAGCGGACGGTACGGCTCCAACTCTTTGATCAGGATTTTCGCCATCGGCGCATCGACACGACCGTGGAAATCCAGACCGAACTCGATGCTGTTACCAAAGGCTTCGCGGATTTCAGCAACCACGGCCACCGCCGCATCTACTTTGCGCGAGTTATCAATGATGCCCATCTCTTCACAGCCGTTCAGCTTGAAGGTATCAAAGCCAATTTCGGTCAGCTTCTTGATGCCCGCAATCACTTCGGAAGGACGATCGCCGCCAACCCAGCTGTAGGCCTTGATCTTATCGCGTACCAGCCCGCCCAATAACTGATAAACCGGTACACCCAGCGCCTTGCCTTTGATGTCCCACAATGCCTGATCAATACCGGCAATGGCGCTCATCAGGATCGGGCCGCCGCGGTAGAAGCCCGCGCGGTAAAGCACCTGCCAGATATCGTTGATACGTGCCGGGTCTTGCCCAATCAGATAGTCAGACAGCTCGTGAACGGCAGCTTCAACGGTGCGTGCGCGGCCTTCGATAACCGGTTCGCCCCAGCCGACAATCCCTTCATCGGTTTCAATCTTCAGAAACATCCAGCGTGGCGGCAGCCGATACGTGGTGATTTTGGTAATTTTCATTGAACAGCATCCTTATAGGCGTTAACAAATGCATGTGCTTTTTGTGCAGTAACCTCAACCGACTGACCGGCTCGATACAGATCGCTGCCTAACCCGGCACCGATGCAGCCCGCACTAAGATAATCCTTCAGGTTTTCTGGCGTGACGCCACCGACGGCAAAGACGGGAACGTCCTTTGGCAATACTGCTTTCAGCGCCTTGATGTAGTCCGGCCCAAACGCCGATGACGGGAAAATTTTCAGAGATTGCGCACCCGCATCCAGCGCCGTGAAGGCTTCCGTCGCGGTGGCACAGCCTGGGCACACCGTCATGCCGTAACCCACCGCTCGACGAATCACCTCGGGAGAGATATTAGGGGTGACCACTAACTTGCTGCCAATTTCCTGTAACTTGTCGACATATTCGGCTTTCAGCACCGTCCCTGCGCCAATCAGGGCGCGATCGCCAAAATGTTCCACGGCCAGTTGAATACTGTCATACGGGTTCGGCGAATTCAGCGGGATCTCTACCGCATCAAATCCGGCATCCAGTAGCGCTGCGATATGTTCCAGCACCTCATCCGGCGTGATACCGCGCAGAATCGCAATTAAGGGAAGATTAGTATTCCAACTCATTAACAATGCTCCTTATTCCTGCCTGAAAAGCCCGATCGCCGTCCAGCTGCTGCCAGCGCAATCCAGCTTGTTGTAATGCTTTTTCGTAGCGCGCCGTCAGCGCAGGGGAGCCGATTAATGTAATGGTGTCTCCCGCCGCCACCTGATAGTGGCGCTGCATTTGTGAGACTTCGTTGCCAATCAGCAACCCAGACAGCCAGTCGCTAACGGTGCTTTTATCCAGACGCCCCAGCACATGCGCCGCGCGGGTTTCAAACAGGCAGCGGATAATGTTGTCATCGGCAAAGCCCAGTTCCAGCCCTTGCAGGAAAGCATCGGGAGACGGCTGCTGTTCAGTCAGCCCCACGCCGATTAACGACTGCGTCATCAGCAGGTGGTGCAGTTCACCAGTCATCACCGTGCGGAAATCCAGCACGGTGCTGTCATCGGCCCGCACCCATTTCGAGTGGGTTCCCGGCATCAAATACAGAGAGGAAGGACATTCGCTATATGCGCCAATCAACTGGGTTTCTTCACCACGAATCACATTGCAGTTATCGTCCTGCGCAATGCTCAACCCCGGCACAATCCAGGCGGCTAGCGGCTGGGCTTCTTCCACGCGCGTCAGCCGATGGGCGACTTCAGTCAGACGGGTTGGACATGCCAGATAAGGCACGGAAAGCCAGCCCGCATTGCTGCCGATCATGCCCGCCATCACGACAGGCACATTGTGCTGCTGCCACGGCGCAACGATCTGCTGAAAAACCTGCTGCGGCGTCTGGTCGTTCAAACGCGTCACACCCGCTTCAGATTTCACGCTGTCGATACAAACGCCATCCAGATACAGCCACGCCCGTAGGTTGGTCGAACCCCAGTCAACGGCGATATAGCTTTCACTCATGTAATGTCCTTTAACCGTTTGGTCGAGCTGGCAATCATGGTCAACGCCGCCCGCTCTGCTGCTTCAATATCCTGATGCCGAATGGCATCGTAGAGATCCTGATGCTCACGCAATGTCCGTGGCATGTTGTCGTCGTCTGGCATATAGGTGCGTTCAAACACCGCACGCTGCAACGAACTGATCGCCACACTCAACTGCTGTAGCACCGGATTGTGCACCGCCGCCAACACCGCCTCATGAAAACGAATATCCGCTTCATTGAACGCATCACGATTCTGATGGTTGGAAATCATGTCGTTCAGCGCCGCTTCAATCACCGCCAGCTCGCTTGAAGTCGCGCGTTCTGCGGCCCAGCGAGCAATCGTCGGCTCCACCAGATTACGCACCTCGCTCATCGCACTGATCAGACGTGGGTCGTAGTCGCTTGCCAGAACCCATTGCAGAACGTCGGTATCCAGGTAATTCCACTGATTACGCGCAGCCACGAACGCGCCGCGATACCGTTTCACTTCCACCAGCCTTTTCGCCATCAGCGCTCTGAACACTTCACGAATGATGTTGCGCGAGGTCTGAAATTCTTCACACAGCTCAGCTTCTGCGGGTAACGGCGTGCCCGGAGCGTATTTTCCACCAACGATCTGTTGGCCAATATCCAGAATGATGCGGTCGGTTTTGCTTAATTCCTGCTTATTCATCATCACCTCAACGAGACAAAACGGATTGATATCACTGCACTTACTTTACCCGCCATGCCGCCTGACGTCGTCGAACTGTTGCACAATAACCGCATCATTCCCTCTTTTCTTGGCTTAATTGTAGTACCATTAATATATGTTGTACTACAATCTGGATCACAAAACGGACAATAAATACAATTTGGCAACATCATGTGTTACCGGACTTCAACATCCAGAGGAATTGAGCGTGCGAGGTGGGATTCAGGGTAATGCTGTTTACGTGATGTCATACGGCTAATGCTGATTTTATAATATGAGT
Proteins encoded in this window:
- a CDS encoding DUF1471 domain-containing protein, which produces MKNVKFFAAAVVLSTLSFGAFAADQVSSQQAQSLEKVGVITATAHSLDSLQAQLAQKAEKAGAGAFTITSATGDNQLRGTAVIYK
- a CDS encoding MFS transporter, coding for MDMTLTTRPTKRRYFTLLMIFITVVICYVDRANLAVASAHIQEEFGITKTQMGYIFSAFAWTYTLCQIPGGWFLDRVGSKATYFIAIMGWSIATLLQGFATGLASLIGLRAVTGLFEAPAFPTNNRMVTSWFPEQERASAVGFYTSGQFVGLAFLTPLLIWLQEILSWHWVFIVTGGIGIVWATIWHFVYQPPKKSKGINQAELDYIAEGGGIVDGDAPSDKKTRTPLTAADWKLVFNRKLVGVYIGQFAVTSTLWFFLTWFPNYLTQEKHISALTAGFMTTVPFLAAFVGVLLSGFVADRLVRSGKSIGLARKTPIICGLLISTCIMGANYTNDPVWIMTLMAVAFFGNGFASITWSLVSSLAPIRLIGLTGGVFNFVGGLGGITVPLIIGYLAQDYGFAPALTYIAGVALVGALSYILLVGEVKRVG
- the dgoD gene encoding galactonate dehydratase is translated as MKITKITTYRLPPRWMFLKIETDEGIVGWGEPVIEGRARTVEAAVHELSDYLIGQDPARINDIWQVLYRAGFYRGGPILMSAIAGIDQALWDIKGKALGVPVYQLLGGLVRDKIKAYSWVGGDRPSEVIAGIKKLTEIGFDTFKLNGCEEMGIIDNSRKVDAAVAVVAEIREAFGNSIEFGLDFHGRVDAPMAKILIKELEPYRPLFIEEPVLAEQAEYYPRLAAQTHLPIAAGERMFSRFDFKRVLADGGLAIIQPDLSHAGGITECFKIAAMAEAYDVALAPHCPLGPIALASCLHLDFVARNAVLQEQSMGIHYNKGAELLDYVINKEDFTMTDGHFYPLNKPGLGVEINEELVIERSKNAPDWRNPVWRYPDGAVAEW
- a CDS encoding 2-dehydro-3-deoxy-6-phosphogalactonate aldolase gives rise to the protein MSWNTNLPLIAILRGITPDEVLEHIAALLDAGFDAVEIPLNSPNPYDSIQLAVEHFGDRALIGAGTVLKAEYVDKLQEIGSKLVVTPNISPEVIRRAVGYGMTVCPGCATATEAFTALDAGAQSLKIFPSSAFGPDYIKALKAVLPKDVPVFAVGGVTPENLKDYLSAGCIGAGLGSDLYRAGQSVEVTAQKAHAFVNAYKDAVQ
- a CDS encoding 2-dehydro-3-deoxygalactonokinase; its protein translation is MSESYIAVDWGSTNLRAWLYLDGVCIDSVKSEAGVTRLNDQTPQQVFQQIVAPWQQHNVPVVMAGMIGSNAGWLSVPYLACPTRLTEVAHRLTRVEEAQPLAAWIVPGLSIAQDDNCNVIRGEETQLIGAYSECPSSLYLMPGTHSKWVRADDSTVLDFRTVMTGELHHLLMTQSLIGVGLTEQQPSPDAFLQGLELGFADDNIIRCLFETRAAHVLGRLDKSTVSDWLSGLLIGNEVSQMQRHYQVAAGDTITLIGSPALTARYEKALQQAGLRWQQLDGDRAFQAGIRSIVNELEY
- a CDS encoding FadR family transcriptional regulator, which gives rise to MNKQELSKTDRIILDIGQQIVGGKYAPGTPLPAEAELCEEFQTSRNIIREVFRALMAKRLVEVKRYRGAFVAARNQWNYLDTDVLQWVLASDYDPRLISAMSEVRNLVEPTIARWAAERATSSELAVIEAALNDMISNHQNRDAFNEADIRFHEAVLAAVHNPVLQQLSVAISSLQRAVFERTYMPDDDNMPRTLREHQDLYDAIRHQDIEAAERAALTMIASSTKRLKDIT